Below is a window of Microbacterium croceum DNA.
CGAAGGAGTCGATCAGCACGCGAAGGCCACGTCGTTGTCCGGCGAGCATCCCGCGGCCTCGTTCACCGAGCTGGATCGCTTCGTGCAGTACACCCTCGGCGACACGGTCGAGCGGATGCAGGCGGCGTCGATGGTCGCCGGAGGCTCGGCGGCCGTGGTGATGCTCCTGGTGTTCGCGCTGCGAGGCCGACTCGAGTCTGCGCGTGATGAGGCGGACCTGCGGCTGCTGCGGCTGCTCGGGTGGTCAGGGAGCGCCGTGCGCGCCGTTCCGATGCTCCGCACCGTGACTGTGGCCGCGCTCGGGCTCCTCCTCGGAGCCATCGCGACCGAGGCGCTCGGTCCCTCCGTGCTCGGCGCCATGCTCTCTTCGTTCGGCGGCGGGGCGACCGCACTCGCCCCGCCGGACGTCCTGCCCGTCATGACCGCGGCGAGCGTGGCGGCAGCCGTGCTCGCCGGCACGCTGATCGCCTCCTTCGCTCTCCCGACCCTCCGCAACGAAAGCTGAGCATCATGACCCGCTCCCCTCTCATCGACGCCCGAGGCGTCACCCGGCGGTTCCCAGCAGCCGGCGACGACCGCACGACGGTGCTGGACGGCGTCGATCTCGCGATCGAGGAAGGAGACTATGTCGCGCTCACCGGTCCGAGCGGATCGGGCAAGACCACCCTGCTGTCCTGCCTCAGCGGCCTCGACCAGCCCACGTCGGGCTCGGTGCGCCTGGCCGGCACCGACCTCGCGACCCTCGACGACCCTCGCCTCGCGCGCACCCGGCGCACCACGCTCGGGTTCGTCTTCCAACGCACGGATCTGCTCGACGAACTGCTCGTGCGCGACAACATCCTGCTCCCCGCGCACCGGCGACGAGGACGGATTCCGAACGAGACACGAGCGCACACCGCAGGACTCATGGAGCGACTCGGGATCGGGCACCTCGGCGACCGCCGCACGCACGAGCTGTCCGGCGGCCAGCGCCAGCGCGTCGGCATCTGCCGCGCGCTCGTGAACCGGCCCCGCATCGTGTTCGCCGATGAGCCGACGGGCGCTCTGCACAGCGAGTCCGTCGAGGAGGTGCTGGCTGTGTTCGACGAGCTGAACGCCGAGGGCACGACCCTCGTCGTGGTCACGCACGATCCCGCCGTGGCGCGGCGCGCACGTACCCGCTGCCACCTCGTCGACGGACGGATCGTGGACGCGCCGGCGACGGCCTCGGTGCGCTGAGCGCCGGCATCCCCCGCCGAGTGGGCGACAGCGGAGTACATTCGGGGCATGTCGACGTCACAGGTGCTGCAGAGCGAGTTGCGCGAGTTGGATCCGCAGCGCTGGCCGGAGTTTCTCACCGCCCGCTCGGGACTTCCCGGTCCGCGGGCGAACCTCACGCTGGTGGACGCGGCCGCTCGCATCGCCGATCCCCCGGCCATCGAAGCCCTGCTCGTGGACGGCGCGGAGTACCCGATGATGTGCGCGGCGGCGGCGATCGCTCGACGCGCGGCCGAACCCGCATCCGCGGCGCAGGCGCGCACCCTGGCGACGGATGAGCGGTGGCGTGTGCGCGAGGGCGTCGTCATCGGCCTGCAACTGCTCGGCGACGAGTCGCCCGACGCGCTGATCGCGACCGTGCGCGCCTGGGCGGACGATCCCGACCTGTACGTCGAGCGCGCGGCGACCGCGGCGATCTGCGAACCGCGGCTGTTGCGCTCCGCCGCAGCCGCAGCCGCTGCCCTCGACATCTGCCGCCGAACCACTCGGCACCTGACCGCCCTTCCCCGCGAGCGCCGGTCCGAGCCGGCGGCGAGGAACCTCCGGCAGGCGCTGGGCTACTGCTGGAGCATCGCCATCGCCGCCGACCCCGAGCCCGGCCTTGCCGCCTTCCGAGAACTCTCGTCGGAAGACCCCGATGTCGCGTGGATCGTGAAGGAGAACCTGCGCAAGAAGCGGTTGTCCTCGATCATCTGAGGGCCAGGCCGATCTCGAGCTGTCTCCCCGCAGGAAGCTCGGAGCGGATCCCCCTTTCCCGGCCTCCTCACCGACATGCCGTAAATTGTCGACAATCGACGATAAGATGCCGGGAGGCGCGCCCCGCCCATGGCCGCCACCGAGGCCGGAGACGCGGCGCATCCGCCACTCCAGGATCGGACGCATGCATGCACACCTCCCCTCACCACTGGCAGCACCTCGCGGAGCAGGCCGCACGCGGCGCGTTCTCCGCGGTGCTCTTCGATTGCGACGGCACTCTGGTGGACTCGGAACCGTTGTGCGACCGGGCCTGGAGTTCCGTCGCCGACGACCTGGGCCTCCCTCGCACTCCCGACGACTCGGCGGTGGGCTCCAGCTTCGAGCAGAGGGTCGACGCGCTCCGCCCACAGCATCCCGGGCTGCCC
It encodes the following:
- a CDS encoding ABC transporter ATP-binding protein, translating into MTRSPLIDARGVTRRFPAAGDDRTTVLDGVDLAIEEGDYVALTGPSGSGKTTLLSCLSGLDQPTSGSVRLAGTDLATLDDPRLARTRRTTLGFVFQRTDLLDELLVRDNILLPAHRRRGRIPNETRAHTAGLMERLGIGHLGDRRTHELSGGQRQRVGICRALVNRPRIVFADEPTGALHSESVEEVLAVFDELNAEGTTLVVVTHDPAVARRARTRCHLVDGRIVDAPATASVR
- a CDS encoding HEAT repeat domain-containing protein, whose amino-acid sequence is MSTSQVLQSELRELDPQRWPEFLTARSGLPGPRANLTLVDAAARIADPPAIEALLVDGAEYPMMCAAAAIARRAAEPASAAQARTLATDERWRVREGVVIGLQLLGDESPDALIATVRAWADDPDLYVERAATAAICEPRLLRSAAAAAAALDICRRTTRHLTALPRERRSEPAARNLRQALGYCWSIAIAADPEPGLAAFRELSSEDPDVAWIVKENLRKKRLSSII